A section of the Sphingomonas ginsenosidivorax genome encodes:
- a CDS encoding agmatine deiminase family protein, producing the protein MFPPKPPAAEWAHHQAVWIGFPSHAELWLEDLDPAREEVVAFARAVHAGGKGETVILVAADAEAGTVAERLAPFAQVVVEPFGDIWLRDTAPIIAGDGSARDFEFNGWGGKYDLPGDDSIGRRLADTRDLAVHACDWVLEGGAIDGDGTGVVVTTRQCLLNDNRNPTLTEAEIAQRLRDDLGFTQIVWLGDGLLNDHTDGHVDNLARFVGAGRVAIPEATENDPNWLVYQHARRDAEAAGLEVVGLPSPGRVLRDDEVVPASYMNFYIGNAAVVVPLYGAENDAAAVAAIQAIFPDRQVVGQRADHILTGGGSFHCISQQIPG; encoded by the coding sequence ATATTCCCGCCCAAACCCCCTGCAGCCGAATGGGCGCATCACCAGGCCGTCTGGATCGGTTTCCCCAGCCACGCCGAGCTCTGGCTCGAGGATCTCGATCCCGCCCGCGAGGAGGTCGTTGCCTTCGCGCGCGCGGTCCATGCCGGAGGCAAGGGCGAGACCGTGATCCTCGTCGCCGCGGATGCCGAGGCGGGCACCGTCGCCGAGCGGCTCGCGCCGTTCGCACAGGTCGTCGTCGAACCGTTCGGCGACATCTGGCTGCGCGACACCGCGCCGATCATCGCCGGCGACGGCAGCGCGCGCGACTTCGAGTTCAACGGCTGGGGCGGCAAATACGACCTGCCCGGCGACGACAGCATCGGCCGCCGCCTCGCCGACACGCGCGACCTTGCGGTCCACGCCTGCGACTGGGTGCTCGAGGGCGGCGCGATCGACGGCGACGGCACCGGCGTGGTCGTGACCACCCGGCAGTGCCTGCTCAACGACAACCGCAACCCTACGCTGACCGAGGCGGAGATCGCCCAGCGGCTGCGCGACGATCTCGGTTTCACGCAGATCGTGTGGCTCGGCGACGGCCTGCTCAACGACCATACCGACGGCCATGTCGACAATCTCGCGCGCTTCGTCGGTGCGGGCCGCGTCGCGATTCCCGAGGCGACCGAGAACGATCCCAATTGGCTGGTCTACCAGCACGCGCGTCGCGATGCCGAGGCCGCCGGGCTCGAGGTCGTCGGCCTGCCGTCCCCCGGCCGCGTACTGCGCGACGACGAGGTCGTCCCCGCCAGCTACATGAACTTCTACATCGGCAACGCCGCCGTCGTCGTGCCGCTCTACGGCGCGGAGAACGACGCGGCCGCGGTGGCGGCGATCCAGGCGATCTTCCCCGACCGCCAGGTGGTGGGCCAGCGCGCCGACCACATCCTGACCGGCGGCGGCAGCTTCCACTGCATCTCGCAGCAGATCCCGGGGTAG
- a CDS encoding M28 family metallopeptidase, with protein sequence MRSLMLAALILPIPLAAQTRSAAAPAISVDTLKSVTQELSSDAYEGRAPTTPAEDKTVAYIVKRFQAAGLKPGNKGLWTQDVPMVEITAGNVAPYVFTGGKAPVSLAYRTDMVAGTYRVAPKSAVANSDVVFVGYGVTAPEQGWDDYAGVDVRGKTVVILINDPDWQTMTREGPFEGRAMTWYGRWPYKFENAAKHGASAAIIVHDTEPAAYPWAVVQSSWTGPQLELDEKGDHLDQSQVIGWMQRPAAERVFASAGKDYAALAASAKVKGFKAVPLGLKMSASFDNSIRRQASKNVIGVLPGTTAPADTVLYTAHWDHLGRCDAVDGDDICNGALDNASGVAGLVALAEAQAKAGPAKRSIAFMAVTAEESGLLGSRYYAEHPIYPLARTVGGVNMDGLNIIGPAKDFVLVGAGKSEIEDLAKPFVTAQGRVIGTEANPERGSYYRSDHFSFAKLGVPMLDGGSGEDLVTGGTAAGHAAREDYVAHRYHKPQDQYDANWNWSGAVQDLTIYYGLGRKLADDTGLWPNWYKTAEFRAIRDRDRAGAK encoded by the coding sequence ATGCGTAGCCTCATGCTTGCCGCCCTGATCCTGCCCATCCCGCTTGCCGCCCAGACCCGATCGGCGGCCGCGCCCGCCATCTCCGTCGACACGCTGAAATCGGTCACGCAGGAGCTGTCGTCCGACGCCTATGAGGGCCGCGCGCCGACCACGCCCGCCGAGGACAAGACCGTCGCGTACATCGTCAAGCGCTTCCAGGCGGCGGGGCTGAAGCCGGGCAACAAGGGCTTGTGGACGCAGGACGTCCCGATGGTCGAGATCACCGCGGGCAACGTCGCGCCCTATGTCTTCACCGGCGGCAAGGCCCCCGTCAGCCTCGCCTATCGCACCGACATGGTCGCAGGCACCTACCGCGTGGCCCCCAAATCGGCGGTCGCGAACAGCGACGTCGTGTTCGTCGGTTACGGCGTCACCGCGCCGGAGCAGGGCTGGGACGACTATGCCGGCGTCGACGTGCGCGGCAAGACCGTCGTCATCCTGATCAACGACCCCGACTGGCAGACCATGACGCGCGAGGGCCCGTTCGAGGGCCGCGCGATGACCTGGTACGGGCGCTGGCCGTACAAGTTCGAGAACGCCGCCAAGCACGGTGCCTCCGCCGCGATCATCGTCCACGACACCGAGCCCGCCGCCTATCCCTGGGCGGTCGTCCAGTCGTCCTGGACCGGCCCGCAGCTGGAGCTCGACGAGAAGGGCGACCATCTCGACCAGAGCCAGGTGATCGGCTGGATGCAGCGGCCCGCCGCCGAGCGCGTCTTCGCCAGCGCGGGCAAGGATTACGCGGCCCTCGCCGCATCCGCCAAGGTCAAGGGTTTCAAGGCCGTCCCGCTCGGGCTGAAGATGAGCGCCTCGTTCGACAACAGCATCCGCCGCCAGGCGTCGAAGAACGTCATCGGCGTGCTGCCCGGCACCACCGCACCCGCCGATACCGTGCTCTACACCGCGCACTGGGACCATCTCGGCCGCTGCGACGCGGTCGACGGCGACGACATCTGCAACGGCGCGCTCGACAATGCGAGCGGCGTTGCCGGGCTCGTCGCGCTCGCCGAGGCGCAGGCCAAGGCCGGCCCCGCGAAGCGCTCGATCGCGTTCATGGCGGTGACCGCGGAGGAATCGGGGCTGCTCGGATCGCGCTATTACGCCGAACACCCGATCTACCCGCTCGCGCGCACGGTGGGCGGCGTCAACATGGACGGGCTCAACATCATCGGCCCCGCAAAGGACTTCGTGCTGGTCGGCGCGGGCAAGTCCGAGATCGAGGACCTGGCCAAGCCCTTCGTCACCGCGCAGGGCCGCGTGATCGGGACCGAGGCGAACCCCGAACGCGGCAGCTATTACCGCTCGGACCATTTCAGCTTCGCGAAACTCGGCGTGCCGATGCTCGACGGTGGCAGCGGCGAGGACCTCGTTACAGGCGGCACCGCGGCGGGCCATGCCGCGCGCGAGGACTATGTCGCGCACCGCTATCACAAGCCGCAGGACCAGTATGACGCCAACTGGAACTGGTCGGGCGCGGTTCAGGACCTCACCATCTATTATGGCTTGGGTCGCAAGCTCGCCGACGATACGGGGCTCTGGCCAAACTGGTACAAGACCGCGGAATTCCGCGCCATCCGCGACCGTGATCGCGCAGGAGCCAAGTAA
- a CDS encoding alpha/beta hydrolase family protein produces the protein MRVRSWLAPAALLLATAMTIVVTDGAQAAEPSDAAKRFGARDNVIGVTISPDGKSLAVIQPTAGRGAVLSVVAMDGSTGLKPILRSSGNPERLQYCRWSTNTRLVCGLYVIDQIGTSFYGFTRLFSLNSDGSDQKLLSARANQYSLGIALGGGGVIDWLGEKGDGSALMQRYVLPEMTTGHLTAQTSEGLAVERVDTRTLERTMVEQPRGGVAGYITDGRGVVRIMARRPTTTLGQSKDRYDFLYRRKGSREWLPLTTVTVSGGRAKGFEPEAVDPDLDVVYGLDSSGGRIGVYSIALDGSMTKKLVFERPDADVDQLVQVGRQSRVVGASWVTDKRETAMFDPPLKSFATSLSKALPGAPLASFVDASADEQKLVMFAGADTDPGRFYLFDRASKKLAEILPIRPQLASVKLASVKPISFPAADGTMVPGYLTLPPGSDGKGLPAIVLPHGGPWARDEWNFDWLPQFFANRGYAVLQPNYRGSTGYGDSWFQQNGFRSWKTAVGDIDDGGRWLVKQGIADPAKMAIVGWSYGGYAALQSGAVDPTLFKAIVAVAPVTDFEMLREEWKGDSSPASLDQTFGTRVTAEEGSPARHADRFAAPVLLFHGDRDQNVSIRESQLMASRLRGAGKPVQFVEYKGLDHQLDDDAARTDLLDKTDVFLRTTMKM, from the coding sequence GTGAGGGTTAGATCTTGGTTGGCGCCGGCTGCGTTGTTGCTGGCGACCGCGATGACGATCGTCGTGACGGACGGCGCGCAGGCCGCGGAGCCGAGCGACGCGGCGAAGCGGTTCGGGGCACGCGACAATGTGATCGGGGTCACGATATCCCCCGACGGCAAGTCGCTGGCGGTGATCCAGCCGACCGCGGGGCGCGGGGCGGTGCTGTCGGTCGTCGCGATGGACGGCAGTACGGGTCTGAAGCCGATCCTGCGGTCGAGCGGCAATCCGGAGCGGCTGCAATATTGCCGCTGGTCGACCAACACGCGGCTGGTGTGCGGGCTGTACGTGATCGACCAGATCGGAACGTCCTTCTACGGCTTTACCCGGCTGTTCTCGCTCAATTCGGACGGCAGCGACCAGAAGCTGCTGAGCGCACGCGCCAACCAATATTCGCTCGGCATCGCGCTGGGCGGCGGCGGCGTGATCGACTGGCTGGGCGAGAAGGGCGACGGCAGCGCGCTGATGCAGCGCTATGTCTTGCCCGAGATGACGACCGGGCACCTGACCGCGCAGACGAGCGAAGGCCTGGCGGTCGAACGGGTCGACACCCGTACGCTCGAGCGGACGATGGTCGAGCAACCGCGCGGCGGGGTCGCGGGGTACATCACCGACGGGCGCGGCGTGGTGCGGATCATGGCGCGGCGCCCGACCACCACGCTCGGGCAGAGCAAGGACCGGTACGATTTCCTCTATCGCCGCAAGGGCAGCCGCGAATGGCTGCCGCTGACGACGGTGACCGTGTCGGGCGGGCGCGCCAAGGGGTTCGAGCCCGAGGCGGTCGATCCCGATCTCGACGTCGTCTACGGGCTGGATTCCTCCGGCGGCCGGATCGGCGTGTACAGCATCGCGCTTGACGGCAGCATGACCAAGAAACTCGTGTTCGAACGCCCCGACGCAGACGTCGACCAGCTCGTGCAGGTCGGCCGGCAGAGCCGGGTAGTGGGAGCCAGCTGGGTCACCGACAAGCGCGAGACCGCGATGTTCGATCCGCCGCTGAAGAGCTTCGCCACCTCGCTGTCCAAGGCGTTGCCCGGCGCACCGCTGGCGAGCTTCGTCGATGCGAGCGCGGACGAACAGAAGCTGGTGATGTTCGCGGGCGCCGATACCGATCCCGGGCGCTTCTACCTGTTCGACAGGGCGAGCAAGAAGCTGGCGGAGATCCTGCCGATCCGTCCGCAGCTGGCGAGCGTGAAGCTGGCGAGCGTCAAGCCGATCAGTTTCCCGGCCGCCGACGGCACGATGGTCCCGGGCTATCTGACGCTGCCGCCGGGCAGCGACGGCAAGGGGCTGCCCGCGATCGTCCTGCCGCATGGTGGCCCATGGGCGCGCGACGAGTGGAATTTCGACTGGCTGCCGCAGTTCTTCGCCAATCGCGGCTATGCGGTGCTGCAGCCCAATTACCGCGGATCGACAGGCTATGGCGACAGCTGGTTCCAGCAGAACGGGTTCCGGTCGTGGAAGACAGCGGTCGGAGACATCGACGATGGCGGCCGCTGGCTGGTGAAACAGGGCATCGCCGACCCTGCCAAGATGGCGATCGTCGGCTGGTCCTATGGCGGCTATGCGGCGCTGCAGTCGGGCGCGGTCGACCCCACCCTGTTCAAGGCGATCGTCGCGGTCGCGCCGGTCACCGATTTCGAGATGCTGCGCGAGGAATGGAAGGGCGATTCATCGCCGGCCTCGCTCGACCAGACGTTCGGGACACGCGTGACCGCCGAGGAGGGATCGCCCGCGCGGCATGCCGACCGGTTCGCGGCGCCCGTGCTGCTGTTCCACGGCGACCGCGACCAGAACGTCTCGATCCGGGAGAGCCAGTTGATGGCGTCGCGGCTGCGCGGGGCGGGCAAGCCGGTGCAGTTCGTCGAATATAAGGGGCTGGACCACCAGCTCGACGACGACGCCGCGCGGACCGACCTGCTCGACAAGACGGACGTGTTCCTTCGGACGACGATGAAGATGTAA
- the rpsD gene encoding 30S ribosomal protein S4 → MSKRQSAKYKLDRRMGENIWGRPKSPVNKREYGPGQHGQRRKGKVSDFGIQLRAKQKLKGYYGDVTEKQFRACYFEAARMKGDTSQNLIGLLEQRLDMLVYRAKFAPTIFAARQIVSHGHIRVNGVKCNVASRRCFVGDEITLGSKAQEMALVLEAQTLAEREIPDYVSPDGAAKITFTRVPTLDEVPYPVKMEPNLVVEFYSR, encoded by the coding sequence ATGTCGAAGCGTCAAAGCGCGAAGTACAAACTCGACCGTCGCATGGGCGAGAACATCTGGGGTCGCCCCAAGAGCCCGGTCAACAAGCGTGAATACGGCCCCGGCCAGCACGGCCAGCGCCGCAAGGGCAAGGTCAGCGACTTCGGCATCCAGCTGCGCGCCAAGCAGAAGCTCAAGGGCTACTACGGCGACGTGACCGAGAAGCAGTTCCGCGCCTGCTATTTCGAGGCAGCCCGGATGAAGGGCGATACCAGCCAGAACCTGATCGGCCTGCTCGAGCAGCGTCTCGACATGCTCGTCTACCGCGCCAAGTTCGCGCCGACGATCTTCGCGGCCCGCCAGATCGTTTCGCACGGCCACATCCGCGTCAACGGCGTGAAGTGCAACGTCGCCTCGCGTCGCTGCTTCGTCGGCGACGAGATCACGCTGGGTTCGAAGGCGCAGGAAATGGCGCTGGTGCTCGAGGCACAGACGCTCGCCGAGCGCGAGATCCCCGATTACGTCTCGCCCGACGGCGCCGCCAAGATCACCTTCACGCGCGTGCCCACGCTCGACGAGGTGCCCTATCCGGTGAAGATGGAACCGAACCTCGTCGTCGAATTCTACTCGCGTTAA
- a CDS encoding chorismate mutase, which yields MILSGPDCTTMTEVRAGVDALDRELVALLARRFAYMDAAARIKPGREAVRDEARKAEVIANARAEAVRLGLPEAAIGDLWEGLVEASIAYELAAFDRR from the coding sequence ATGATCCTTTCCGGCCCCGACTGCACAACCATGACCGAGGTCCGCGCGGGCGTCGATGCGCTCGACCGCGAGCTCGTCGCGCTGCTGGCCCGGCGCTTCGCCTATATGGACGCCGCCGCGCGCATCAAGCCGGGGCGCGAGGCCGTGCGCGACGAGGCGCGCAAGGCCGAGGTGATCGCCAATGCGCGTGCCGAGGCGGTGCGGCTGGGGCTGCCCGAGGCGGCGATCGGCGACCTGTGGGAGGGGCTGGTCGAGGCGTCGATCGCGTACGAGCTGGCGGCGTTCGACCGGCGGTGA
- a CDS encoding TrmH family RNA methyltransferase, with protein sequence MTFWAYIVRCADDSYYTGHTDDLERRIGQHNLGEVAGYTQKRRPVTLMWSQEFPSRQEALAAEFQVKDWSRKKKEALFRADWAALSEAARKQPPAPRYDASTSSASTRDERGETQTPPPIIILVRPQLGENIGKAARAMLNFGLVEMRLVSPRDGWPNPTAGPAASGADIVLQNAQVYDTVADAVADCEHVYATTVRKRGVTKPVVTPEVAGTAIHTGPGRSAILFGPERSGLETDDVAVARTIITVPINPEFGSLNLAQAVILVAYEWSKGVALAQPPEVDMPVPSSQEELDGMIAQLDGMLVGAGYFFPEDRGPALRRTLRTLLTKPAWSGMEIRTLRGVLSALAGKRPRPAPIRHPNESQDPE encoded by the coding sequence ATGACATTCTGGGCCTATATCGTCCGCTGCGCCGACGACAGCTATTACACCGGTCACACCGATGACCTCGAACGCCGGATCGGCCAACACAATCTCGGTGAGGTCGCCGGCTACACGCAGAAGCGTCGCCCGGTGACGCTGATGTGGAGCCAGGAGTTCCCGTCGCGCCAGGAGGCGCTGGCAGCCGAGTTTCAGGTCAAGGACTGGTCGCGCAAGAAAAAGGAAGCGCTGTTCCGTGCGGACTGGGCAGCGCTGTCGGAGGCGGCAAGGAAACAGCCTCCTGCCCCTCGATACGATGCCTCGACAAGCTCGGCATCTACTCGGGACGAACGGGGTGAGACCCAAACGCCCCCCCCAATCATCATCCTCGTCCGCCCCCAACTCGGCGAGAACATCGGCAAAGCCGCCCGCGCGATGCTCAATTTCGGGCTCGTCGAGATGCGCCTCGTATCCCCGCGCGACGGCTGGCCCAACCCTACCGCCGGCCCCGCCGCCAGCGGCGCCGACATCGTCCTCCAGAACGCGCAGGTCTACGACACCGTCGCCGACGCGGTCGCCGACTGCGAGCATGTCTACGCCACCACGGTGCGCAAGCGCGGCGTCACCAAGCCCGTCGTCACCCCGGAAGTCGCCGGCACCGCGATCCACACAGGCCCCGGCCGCTCGGCGATTCTGTTTGGCCCCGAGCGCTCCGGCCTCGAGACCGACGACGTCGCGGTCGCGCGGACGATCATCACCGTGCCGATCAACCCCGAATTCGGCAGCCTCAACCTCGCCCAGGCGGTGATCCTGGTCGCGTACGAATGGTCGAAGGGCGTGGCTCTCGCCCAGCCGCCCGAGGTCGACATGCCGGTCCCGTCCTCGCAGGAGGAGCTCGATGGCATGATCGCGCAGCTCGACGGCATGCTCGTCGGCGCCGGCTATTTCTTCCCCGAAGACCGCGGCCCCGCGCTTCGCCGTACGCTGCGCACTTTGCTGACCAAGCCCGCCTGGTCCGGGATGGAGATCCGCACGCTGCGCGGCGTGCTGTCGGCGCTCGCGGGCAAGCGCCCCCGGCCAGCCCCCATCCGTCATCCCAACGAAAGTCAGGACCCAGAGTAA
- the nrdR gene encoding transcriptional regulator NrdR: MRCPFCGHEDSQVKDSRPTEDGAAIRRRRQCEGCAARFTTFERIQLRDLFVLKSADSAGGGRREPFDREKLLRSLSIATRKRAIEPVRIEKLVSGIQRQLETLGENEVTSKRIGEMVMDGLKGLDSVAYIRFASVYRDFSEAKDFEAFAGSVEEVGRE; encoded by the coding sequence ATGCGCTGCCCCTTCTGCGGACATGAAGACAGCCAGGTAAAGGACAGCCGCCCCACCGAAGACGGGGCGGCGATCCGGCGCCGGCGCCAGTGCGAAGGCTGCGCCGCGCGTTTCACGACGTTCGAACGCATCCAGCTGCGTGACCTGTTCGTGCTGAAGAGCGCCGATTCAGCAGGCGGGGGCCGCCGCGAACCGTTCGACCGCGAGAAGCTGCTCCGCTCGCTCTCGATCGCGACCCGCAAGCGCGCGATCGAGCCGGTCCGCATCGAGAAACTCGTCAGCGGCATCCAGCGCCAGCTGGAGACGCTCGGCGAGAACGAGGTCACGTCGAAGCGGATCGGCGAGATGGTGATGGACGGGCTCAAGGGCCTCGATTCGGTCGCCTATATCCGCTTCGCCAGCGTCTACCGCGATTTCAGCGAGGCGAAGGACTTCGAGGCGTTCGCCGGGAGTGTCGAAGAGGTGGGGCGGGAATAG
- the glyA gene encoding serine hydroxymethyltransferase: MSTQPQTLSPQTLSDVQPDGFFTRGLAAADPAIFAGIEHELDREQTQIELIASENIVSKAVLEAQGSVFTNKYAEGYPGKRYYQGCAPSDEVETLAIERAKQIFGCGFANVQPHSGAQANGAVMLALVKPGDTILGMSLDAGGHLTHGARAAMSGKWFNAVQYGVDPVTHLIDYDQVEALAVEHQPKLIIAGGSAYPRVIDFARFRAIADKVGAYFMVDMAHFAGIVAAGLHPTPFGHAHVVTTTTHKTLRGPRGGMIMTNDEAIAKKLNSAVFPGLQGGPLMHVVAAKAVAFGEALQPDFKSYIAAVVENAKILAATLKERGADLVSGGTDTHLALVDLTPLGITGRDADEALERAGITCNKNGIPNDPLPPVKTSGIRVGSPAGTTRGFGPAEFREIGHMVADVLDGLREKGEHGDPAVEADVRTRVRALCARFPIYEG, from the coding sequence ATGAGCACCCAGCCCCAGACCCTTTCGCCCCAGACCCTCTCAGACGTCCAGCCGGACGGCTTCTTCACGCGCGGCCTGGCCGCAGCCGACCCCGCGATCTTCGCCGGGATCGAGCACGAACTCGACCGCGAACAGACGCAGATCGAGCTGATCGCGTCGGAGAACATCGTGTCGAAGGCGGTGCTCGAGGCGCAGGGCTCGGTGTTCACCAACAAATATGCCGAAGGCTATCCCGGCAAGCGCTATTACCAGGGCTGCGCACCGTCTGACGAGGTCGAGACGCTCGCGATCGAGCGCGCCAAGCAGATCTTCGGCTGCGGCTTCGCCAACGTCCAGCCGCATTCGGGCGCACAGGCGAACGGCGCGGTGATGCTCGCCCTGGTCAAGCCGGGCGACACCATCCTCGGCATGAGCCTCGACGCCGGTGGCCATCTGACGCACGGCGCGCGCGCCGCGATGTCGGGCAAGTGGTTCAACGCGGTCCAGTACGGCGTCGACCCCGTCACGCATCTGATCGATTACGACCAGGTCGAGGCACTCGCGGTCGAGCACCAGCCCAAACTCATCATCGCGGGCGGCTCGGCCTATCCGCGCGTGATCGACTTCGCGCGCTTCCGCGCCATCGCGGACAAGGTCGGCGCGTACTTCATGGTCGACATGGCGCATTTCGCCGGCATCGTCGCGGCGGGCCTCCACCCGACCCCGTTCGGCCATGCGCACGTCGTCACCACGACCACGCACAAGACGCTGCGCGGCCCCCGCGGCGGCATGATCATGACCAATGACGAGGCGATCGCGAAGAAGCTCAACTCGGCGGTGTTCCCCGGGCTCCAGGGCGGCCCGCTGATGCACGTCGTGGCCGCCAAGGCGGTGGCGTTCGGCGAGGCGCTGCAGCCCGACTTCAAGAGCTACATCGCCGCGGTCGTCGAGAACGCCAAGATCCTCGCTGCGACGCTCAAGGAGCGCGGCGCCGATCTCGTCTCGGGCGGCACCGACACGCATCTGGCGCTCGTCGACCTGACCCCGCTCGGCATCACCGGCCGCGACGCCGACGAGGCGCTCGAGCGCGCCGGGATCACCTGCAACAAGAACGGCATCCCCAACGACCCGCTGCCCCCGGTCAAGACCAGCGGCATCCGCGTCGGTTCCCCCGCTGGCACCACGCGTGGCTTCGGCCCCGCCGAGTTCCGCGAGATCGGCCACATGGTCGCCGACGTGCTCGACGGCCTGCGCGAAAAGGGCGAACACGGGGATCCGGCGGTCGAGGCGGACGTTCGGACCCGCGTACGCGCCCTGTGTGCGCGCTTCCCCATCTACGAAGGATGA
- the rpiB gene encoding ribose 5-phosphate isomerase B, producing the protein MRIAIASDHAAVSLKATLAAWLREEGHDVLDLGTDGTASVDYPDYGFAIAAALADGRVERGIALCGSGIGIAIAANRNPACRCAQVSEPLSARLARSHNDANAIALGARLIGEEMAKACVEAFLTADFLGGRHQHRVDMLREPA; encoded by the coding sequence ATGCGCATCGCCATCGCGTCCGACCACGCCGCCGTCTCGCTCAAGGCCACGCTCGCCGCGTGGTTGCGCGAGGAGGGCCATGACGTGCTCGACCTCGGCACCGACGGCACCGCGAGCGTCGACTATCCCGATTACGGCTTCGCGATCGCCGCCGCGCTCGCCGACGGCCGCGTCGAGCGCGGGATCGCGCTGTGCGGCTCGGGCATCGGCATCGCGATCGCCGCCAATCGCAACCCGGCCTGCCGGTGCGCGCAGGTCTCCGAACCGCTGTCCGCCCGCCTTGCCCGATCGCATAACGACGCCAACGCCATCGCGCTCGGCGCCCGCCTGATCGGCGAGGAAATGGCCAAGGCGTGCGTCGAAGCCTTCCTCACCGCCGATTTCCTCGGCGGACGCCACCAGCACCGAGTCGACATGCTAAGGGAACCCGCATGA
- a CDS encoding sigma-70 family RNA polymerase sigma factor, giving the protein MLLRTGGEDRAAFDELYRLTNAKLFGITLRICGERQAAEDVLHEVYITIWKRASGWEPGRASPITWLATIARNRAIDWRRAQGVRRTSSIDDAPDIADPSEGAERAMLANEDTRRLLDCLDGLDGQQRDAIRTAFFDGVTYAELAIARAVPLGTMKSWVRRGLARLKDCLRG; this is encoded by the coding sequence ATGCTGTTACGGACCGGCGGCGAGGACCGCGCGGCCTTTGACGAACTCTACCGGCTGACCAATGCGAAGCTTTTCGGGATCACGCTGCGTATCTGTGGCGAACGACAGGCCGCGGAGGATGTGCTGCACGAGGTCTACATCACGATCTGGAAACGGGCGAGCGGCTGGGAGCCGGGGCGCGCGAGCCCGATCACCTGGCTGGCGACGATCGCGCGCAACCGCGCGATCGACTGGCGCCGGGCCCAGGGCGTGCGCCGGACCAGCTCGATCGACGACGCGCCCGACATTGCCGACCCCAGCGAGGGTGCGGAGCGCGCGATGCTCGCGAACGAGGACACCCGCCGGTTGCTCGACTGCCTGGACGGGTTGGACGGGCAACAGCGCGACGCGATCCGCACCGCGTTCTTCGATGGCGTGACCTATGCCGAGCTGGCGATCGCGCGTGCGGTGCCGCTGGGCACGATGAAGAGCTGGGTCCGCCGCGGCCTCGCACGGCTGAAGGATTGCCTGCGTGGCTGA